The following are encoded in a window of Sminthopsis crassicaudata isolate SCR6 chromosome 5, ASM4859323v1, whole genome shotgun sequence genomic DNA:
- the LGALS2 gene encoding galectin-2 isoform X2, whose translation MEAYQLDLKKGMTLKLKGKINEDSNGFVINLGQGPKDLALHFNPRFGENVIVCNSQKGGNWEQEYRDEHLCFKPGEETKFSVTIEDDEFQVKLPDGHQVKFPNRAKCNRISYCCVQGGFSLTSFKLA comes from the exons ATGGAAGCTTACCAACTGGACCTGAAGAAGGGGATGACGCTGAAGCTGAAGGGGAAAATTAATGAAGATTCGAATGG TTTCGTGATCAATCTGGGCCAAGGCCCCAAAGATCTAGCGCTGCATTTCAACCCCCGATTTGGGGAGAACGTCATCGTCTGCAATTCCCAGAAGGGCGGCAACTGGGAGCAGGAGTATCGAGACGAGCACTTGTGTTTTAAACCAGGGGAGGAGACAAAG TTTTCCGTGACCATTGAGGACGATGAATTTCAGGTGAAGCTTCCTGACGGTCACCAGGTGAAATTCCCCAACCGGGCGAAGTGCAACCGCATCTCCTACTGCTGCGTCCAGGGCGGTTTCAGTCTCACCTCTTTCAAGCTGGCTTGA
- the LGALS2 gene encoding galectin-2 isoform X1 codes for MDKMEAYQLDLKKGMTLKLKGKINEDSNGFVINLGQGPKDLALHFNPRFGENVIVCNSQKGGNWEQEYRDEHLCFKPGEETKFSVTIEDDEFQVKLPDGHQVKFPNRAKCNRISYCCVQGGFSLTSFKLA; via the exons GATAAAATGGAAGCTTACCAACTGGACCTGAAGAAGGGGATGACGCTGAAGCTGAAGGGGAAAATTAATGAAGATTCGAATGG TTTCGTGATCAATCTGGGCCAAGGCCCCAAAGATCTAGCGCTGCATTTCAACCCCCGATTTGGGGAGAACGTCATCGTCTGCAATTCCCAGAAGGGCGGCAACTGGGAGCAGGAGTATCGAGACGAGCACTTGTGTTTTAAACCAGGGGAGGAGACAAAG TTTTCCGTGACCATTGAGGACGATGAATTTCAGGTGAAGCTTCCTGACGGTCACCAGGTGAAATTCCCCAACCGGGCGAAGTGCAACCGCATCTCCTACTGCTGCGTCCAGGGCGGTTTCAGTCTCACCTCTTTCAAGCTGGCTTGA